The following proteins come from a genomic window of Candidatus Thiodiazotropha sp. CDECU1:
- a CDS encoding (2Fe-2S)-binding protein: MYICVCHAITDNDIRNAAGNGISSLEALSDELKVGTCCGRCKECANKVLQQSLMESCSMGYCNMGSAA, from the coding sequence ATGTACATTTGTGTCTGTCACGCGATTACAGATAACGACATCAGGAATGCAGCGGGAAACGGTATCTCATCCTTGGAAGCATTGAGCGATGAGCTCAAGGTGGGCACTTGTTGCGGCCGCTGCAAAGAGTGCGCGAACAAGGTATTACAGCAATCATTGATGGAGAGCTGCAGCATGGGGTATTGCAATATGGGAAGCGCCGCATGA
- the bfr gene encoding bacterioferritin, producing the protein MKGNQKVIAQLQKLLRGELAARDQYFTHSRMYDDWGLSKLYERINHEMEDETQHADALIKRLLFLETTPDLSAQDGLRIGSDVPSMLKYDLDVEYEVIAALKEAIAVCETERDFQSREILEVMLEDTEEDHAYWLEKQLGLIDKIGLPNYLQSQM; encoded by the coding sequence ATGAAAGGTAATCAAAAAGTAATTGCGCAGCTACAAAAATTACTGCGTGGTGAACTGGCCGCCCGAGACCAGTACTTCACCCACTCCCGTATGTACGATGACTGGGGACTCAGCAAGCTCTACGAACGGATCAACCACGAGATGGAAGATGAGACCCAGCATGCCGATGCATTGATCAAACGCTTGCTGTTTCTGGAAACCACCCCCGATCTCTCCGCACAGGACGGTCTTCGTATCGGCAGTGATGTGCCTTCCATGCTGAAATACGATCTGGATGTAGAGTATGAAGTCATCGCCGCCCTGAAAGAAGCGATTGCTGTCTGCGAAACAGAACGGGACTTTCAGAGCCGTGAGATCCTGGAGGTGATGTTGGAGGATACAGAAGAGGATCATGCATATTGGCTGGAAAAACAGCTGGGGCTGATCGACAAAATCGGCTTACCAAACTATCTCCAATCCCAGATGTGA
- the recC gene encoding exodeoxyribonuclease V subunit gamma — translation MLRLYQSNHLESLAARLATQLAQPAAEPLRQEQVIVQHPGMARWLSLQIASHLGICANLTFPLPAAFIWQLFHTLLPEVPECDRYQPQRLAWRIYCLLEALDGEEVDQSVSNYLAGADDVKGFQLAQQLATLFDRYLIYRPDWIAKWQRGEPATEGDSWQASLWRHLVAEDAIHWVSLQLQLGQIGKASFKETLPPRIFIFGVPTLSPGYLEIIRHIASLIDVHLFLLNPCEAHWADIVSPTEQARLALRSREEELYLEVGNPLLATMGRQGRDFFAAINEMDPGGEELYQPRQGDLLLHQLQDQILTLSEPKPVDSSDSSISLHRCHSPMREVEVLYDQLLAALDEVPGLTASDILVMAPDIDRYAPLIKAHFSSPGSRPKLPFRISGAGLLQGNPLATALLEIVQLAESRYPVGGLLNLLEYPAIRRCFGLDEAGIEQVTRWLTQAAVHWGRDGDSKRSLGLPPDPGNTWREGLWQLVLGYAMPGDAEQLWHRHYPLDAVEGSESQWLGGMLAFCDALFSLQDELAISRSPQAWMRLLIGLTEQFFAADEESESLLESVRETIHALVQEMQQGGIQQELAFAPIRYRLQEMFSQAVERGFLGGGVNCCALAPMRSLPFRVIALIGMNDEAFPRQQPELGFDLMGNEFRAGDRSRRADDRYLFLETIISARDRLIISYVGRNQRDNSLLPPSVVVDELRDTLQQMVDESGMQQITFDHPLQPFSQDYFIADSALFSYSEEMREAALRVGRGNRDDLPLVPAPLADTDDEKQIDLQQLLHFFTNPLRGFAENRLNLEINQADQLPEEREQFSLDHFDQMGLEHELVEALLAEQTPEDLYQRLRARGRLPHGKVGEQIFRQMQMRATAMAERVHSLDKGDSLQPLEVDLLFGEQHLVGHLHAVNQGGLLVYSTDRLYPYQMLRHWIRHLLLNALNPPDIKPLTRLLEGERSGQFRPAERAMDHLEILLQRYRQGLHLPLTFFPATAWIYQEKLRQGDEEKARKGAQQRWFGNRFQTGDVDKPYHRLLLPDRPALDETFFATSSEILQPLMEHLEWHG, via the coding sequence ATGTTGAGGCTCTACCAATCAAATCACCTCGAATCCCTCGCCGCGCGCCTGGCCACGCAACTCGCCCAACCGGCGGCTGAGCCGCTCCGCCAGGAGCAGGTCATCGTGCAACACCCGGGCATGGCGCGTTGGCTCTCACTACAGATCGCCAGCCACCTGGGTATTTGTGCCAACCTGACCTTTCCTTTGCCGGCGGCGTTCATTTGGCAGCTGTTCCACACCCTGTTACCGGAGGTTCCGGAGTGTGATCGCTATCAGCCACAGCGACTGGCATGGCGTATCTATTGCCTGTTAGAGGCCCTTGATGGGGAAGAAGTAGATCAATCGGTCAGCAACTACCTGGCAGGCGCGGACGATGTCAAGGGTTTTCAGTTGGCGCAGCAGCTGGCCACTCTCTTCGACAGATATCTGATCTACCGGCCAGACTGGATTGCCAAGTGGCAGCGGGGAGAGCCCGCTACCGAGGGCGACAGTTGGCAGGCCAGTCTATGGCGTCATCTGGTCGCGGAGGATGCAATCCATTGGGTGAGCCTGCAGCTACAGTTGGGCCAGATAGGGAAAGCCTCATTCAAGGAGACCCTGCCCCCAAGGATTTTCATTTTCGGTGTGCCGACCCTATCCCCCGGTTACCTGGAGATCATTCGACACATTGCATCGCTGATCGATGTGCATCTTTTTCTGCTCAATCCCTGTGAGGCCCACTGGGCAGATATCGTCTCACCCACCGAACAGGCGCGGCTGGCCCTGCGCTCGCGAGAAGAGGAGCTCTATCTGGAAGTCGGTAATCCACTGCTCGCCACAATGGGCCGGCAGGGGCGGGACTTCTTTGCCGCAATCAATGAGATGGATCCGGGTGGGGAAGAGCTGTACCAGCCACGGCAGGGTGATCTGCTGTTACATCAGTTGCAGGATCAAATATTGACCTTGAGTGAACCGAAACCGGTTGATTCCTCAGACAGCTCCATTAGCTTGCATCGCTGCCACAGCCCGATGCGCGAGGTGGAGGTGCTCTACGATCAACTGCTGGCGGCATTGGATGAAGTGCCGGGTCTGACAGCCTCGGATATCCTGGTGATGGCGCCGGATATCGATCGCTACGCGCCGCTGATCAAGGCCCACTTCTCATCCCCCGGCAGTCGTCCGAAGTTACCTTTCAGGATCAGTGGCGCCGGTCTGTTGCAGGGCAATCCCCTGGCAACGGCGCTGCTTGAGATAGTTCAATTGGCGGAGTCCCGCTACCCGGTCGGCGGCCTGCTCAACCTACTGGAATACCCGGCCATCCGTCGCTGCTTCGGATTGGATGAAGCAGGGATCGAACAGGTCACCCGGTGGTTGACCCAGGCGGCTGTCCATTGGGGGCGGGATGGGGACAGCAAGCGTTCCCTCGGACTGCCGCCCGACCCGGGTAATACCTGGCGGGAGGGGTTGTGGCAACTGGTACTGGGTTATGCGATGCCGGGAGATGCCGAACAGCTTTGGCATCGACACTATCCCCTGGATGCGGTGGAGGGTTCGGAGAGTCAATGGCTGGGTGGGATGTTGGCCTTCTGTGATGCGCTTTTCTCGCTCCAGGATGAGCTCGCGATCAGTCGTTCACCCCAGGCATGGATGAGGTTACTGATCGGTCTTACCGAGCAATTCTTCGCTGCCGATGAGGAGAGCGAGTCACTGCTCGAGTCGGTCAGAGAGACGATTCACGCATTGGTCCAGGAGATGCAACAGGGGGGAATCCAGCAGGAGCTGGCTTTCGCACCGATTCGCTATCGCCTGCAGGAGATGTTCAGCCAAGCAGTCGAGCGGGGCTTTCTCGGCGGCGGTGTCAATTGCTGCGCCCTCGCTCCCATGCGAAGTCTTCCGTTTCGTGTGATTGCCCTGATCGGCATGAATGACGAAGCCTTTCCCCGCCAGCAGCCGGAGCTGGGATTCGATCTGATGGGTAATGAGTTTCGTGCCGGGGACCGATCGCGACGCGCGGATGATCGCTACCTCTTCCTGGAGACCATAATCTCAGCGCGGGATCGTCTTATAATCAGTTATGTGGGCCGCAACCAGCGCGACAACAGTCTGCTCCCACCCTCTGTGGTGGTGGATGAGTTACGCGACACGTTGCAGCAGATGGTTGACGAGTCTGGCATGCAGCAGATCACCTTCGACCATCCCCTGCAGCCCTTCTCCCAGGACTATTTTATTGCTGACAGCGCTCTTTTCAGTTATTCGGAAGAGATGCGCGAGGCTGCACTGCGGGTCGGTCGCGGCAATCGTGATGACCTTCCTCTGGTGCCAGCCCCCCTGGCCGATACCGATGACGAAAAGCAGATCGATCTGCAGCAGTTGCTCCACTTCTTCACCAATCCGCTACGGGGGTTTGCCGAGAACCGCTTGAATCTGGAAATCAACCAGGCAGACCAGTTACCTGAGGAGCGGGAACAGTTCTCCCTTGATCATTTCGACCAGATGGGACTGGAACATGAGCTGGTGGAGGCCTTGCTGGCTGAGCAGACCCCTGAGGACCTTTATCAGCGATTACGTGCGCGTGGACGCCTGCCCCACGGGAAGGTGGGTGAACAGATATTCAGACAGATGCAGATGCGGGCCACGGCAATGGCTGAGCGTGTTCATTCCCTCGATAAGGGCGATTCACTGCAACCCCTGGAGGTTGATCTCCTTTTCGGTGAACAGCATCTGGTTGGCCATTTGCACGCTGTCAATCAGGGAGGGCTGCTGGTCTATAGCACGGATCGCCTCTACCCCTACCAGATGCTCAGGCATTGGATTCGGCATCTATTGTTGAACGCCCTCAACCCTCCCGACATCAAGCCGCTGACACGGCTGCTCGAGGGGGAGAGGAGCGGTCAATTCAGGCCGGCCGAGAGGGCCATGGATCACCTGGAGATCCTGTTGCAACGCTATCGTCAGGGGCTGCATCTTCCCCTGACGTTCTTTCCCGCAACGGCATGGATCTACCAGGAGAAGCTGCGGCAGGGTGATGAGGAGAAGGCCCGCAAGGGGGCGCAACAGCGCTGGTTTGGCAATCGGTTTCAAACCGGTGATGTGGATAAACCCTACCATCGCCTGCTGTTGCCGGACCGGCCTGCCCTGGATGAGACTTTTTTTGCCACCAGTAGTGAGATCCTGCAACCCCTCATGGAACATCTGGAGTGGCACGGATGA
- the bfr gene encoding bacterioferritin, with product MKVDPVINQTLNAVLNGQLTTINQLFLHARMIKNWGLTSLNQHEYKLSIQAMKLADDLIERILLLEGLPNLQDLGKLYIGEDVPEILSNDLMLQSEVRAVLVEAIGTCEKAQDYASREILEKILEETEEHIDWLEAQQWLIDKSGLQNYLQSQI from the coding sequence ATGAAGGTCGATCCGGTAATCAATCAAACACTCAATGCTGTATTGAATGGGCAGCTCACAACCATAAATCAGTTGTTTCTACATGCGCGCATGATCAAGAACTGGGGGCTGACTTCCCTCAATCAACACGAATACAAACTCTCCATTCAGGCGATGAAGCTGGCGGATGATCTGATTGAGCGGATACTGCTTTTGGAAGGACTGCCTAATCTACAGGACCTTGGCAAACTTTACATTGGTGAGGATGTACCTGAGATCCTGAGCAACGATCTGATGCTTCAGTCGGAGGTGCGAGCTGTGCTTGTGGAGGCCATTGGGACATGTGAAAAGGCCCAGGACTATGCCTCTCGAGAGATCCTCGAAAAGATATTGGAGGAGACAGAGGAACATATCGACTGGCTCGAGGCTCAGCAATGGCTGATCGATAAGAGCGGTCTGCAAAACTATCTTCAGTCACAAATCTAG
- the sat gene encoding sulfate adenylyltransferase, with amino-acid sequence MINPVGSAELQPLFVYDPDTHHKLTHEAESLPSVVISSQAAGNAVMMGAGYFSPLKGYMTVADAMGAAEKMTLTDGSFFPVPVLCLLESTDAIGDAKRIALRDPNVEGNPVLAVMDIEAIEEVSDQQMAIMTDKVYRTDDSEHPGVAAFNGQGKIAVSGPIQVLNFSYFQSDFPDTFRTAVEIRNEIQEHGWKKIVAFQTRNPMHLAHEELCHMAMDRLGCDGLVIHMLLGKLKPGDIPAPVRDAAIRKMVELYFPPNSAMVTGYGFDMLYAGPREAVLHAYFRQNMGATHFIIGRDHAGVGDYYGAFDAQTIFEDEVPAGALEIEIFKADHTAWSKKLDKVVMMCEAPDHEKEDFVLLSGTKVREMLGQGKAPPKEFSRPEVAQILIDYYQSI; translated from the coding sequence ATGATCAACCCAGTCGGTTCCGCGGAACTACAACCTTTGTTTGTCTACGATCCCGATACCCATCACAAACTCACCCATGAGGCTGAATCCCTGCCGTCGGTGGTGATCAGCTCTCAGGCCGCCGGCAACGCGGTGATGATGGGGGCGGGGTATTTCAGTCCGTTGAAAGGTTACATGACCGTAGCCGATGCCATGGGTGCCGCGGAAAAGATGACCCTGACGGACGGCAGCTTCTTCCCGGTGCCTGTGCTCTGCCTGCTGGAGAGTACCGATGCCATTGGTGATGCCAAACGGATCGCCCTCAGGGATCCGAACGTGGAGGGCAATCCGGTATTGGCGGTGATGGATATCGAGGCCATCGAAGAGGTGAGCGACCAACAGATGGCGATCATGACCGACAAGGTCTATCGCACCGACGACAGCGAGCATCCAGGCGTGGCGGCATTCAACGGCCAGGGAAAGATCGCCGTCTCCGGTCCTATCCAGGTACTCAATTTCTCCTATTTCCAGAGCGATTTTCCCGATACCTTCCGTACCGCGGTGGAGATTCGCAACGAGATTCAGGAGCATGGCTGGAAAAAGATCGTCGCCTTCCAGACCCGTAACCCGATGCATCTGGCCCATGAGGAGCTCTGCCACATGGCGATGGATCGACTCGGCTGCGACGGCCTGGTGATCCACATGCTGCTGGGTAAGCTGAAGCCGGGTGATATCCCCGCACCGGTCCGTGATGCGGCGATCCGCAAGATGGTGGAGCTCTACTTCCCACCCAACAGCGCCATGGTCACCGGTTACGGATTCGACATGCTCTATGCCGGACCCCGTGAGGCGGTACTGCATGCCTACTTCCGCCAGAACATGGGGGCCACCCATTTCATCATCGGTCGTGACCATGCCGGTGTGGGTGACTACTACGGCGCCTTCGACGCCCAGACCATCTTCGAGGATGAGGTGCCTGCCGGCGCCCTGGAGATCGAGATCTTCAAGGCCGACCACACCGCCTGGTCGAAGAAGCTGGATAAGGTAGTGATGATGTGCGAAGCCCCGGATCACGAGAAAGAGGACTTCGTCCTCCTCTCCGGCACCAAGGTGCGGGAGATGCTGGGGCAGGGTAAAGCTCCACCCAAGGAGTTCTCACGCCCCGAAGTGGCGCAGATCCTGATCGACTATTACCAGTCAATCTAA
- the recD gene encoding exodeoxyribonuclease V subunit alpha, translating into MSRPDTLLRALHRHKLLNNLDLHLAEYLLSEAAVPSQSLALAIALTSRATGDGHVCLDLNEVAGNTLFDDPEIRMQAPGLAEWKAELHQSGIIGQPGAWQPLILDTRNRLYLHRYWDYEQRLGHSLLQRARSVAHEVDREGAKQALGRLFPDGQSGIDWQKLAVATAILCPLTIISGGPGTGKTTTVLRLLALLRQLPGGEALRIALAAPTGMAAARLQQAIQQAKVSVPLSQQQLASIPEQASTLHRLLGMHRSGTGFRHHRENPLLLDVVIVDEASMVDVALMTKLLQALPDTARLVLLGDRDQLASVEAGSVMGDLCAGCDGPDDDFARQLREITMQPVRVGEASTSELRNSVIELKQSFRFDPESRLGQLAKAVNGGDAPGARQLLQHGGDEVGRIEPGTDVTTLVATHFTRLFQAVRAGAPVHALFALLYEFRLLCVLREGPFGVNALNSAITRELIRSGHIEDHNDWYPGRPVMLSRNDYQLNLYNGETGIVLPHPEQKHELAVAFQGSDGQTRWISPARLPHCETVYAVTVHKSQGSEFQAVALQLPDQWNPVLCRELVYTAITRSKQRFTLVGDDGIFEAAIAHPMQRSSGLPDLLAGKPG; encoded by the coding sequence ATGAGTCGTCCTGATACCCTGTTACGCGCGCTGCACCGGCACAAGCTGCTCAACAATCTTGATCTGCATCTTGCCGAGTATCTGCTGTCAGAGGCAGCGGTCCCATCACAATCCCTCGCACTGGCGATCGCACTCACCAGCCGGGCCACCGGTGACGGGCATGTCTGTCTCGATCTGAACGAAGTTGCAGGGAACACGCTTTTCGATGATCCGGAGATAAGGATGCAGGCCCCAGGATTGGCGGAGTGGAAGGCCGAGTTGCATCAAAGCGGCATCATCGGTCAACCCGGTGCATGGCAGCCCCTGATTCTCGACACCCGGAACCGGCTCTATCTGCATCGTTACTGGGACTATGAGCAGCGTCTGGGGCATTCCCTGCTGCAACGTGCCAGAAGTGTCGCGCATGAGGTTGACCGGGAGGGGGCCAAGCAGGCCTTAGGGAGGCTGTTTCCTGACGGTCAGTCGGGTATCGATTGGCAGAAACTTGCCGTTGCCACAGCCATCCTTTGCCCCCTCACCATCATTTCCGGTGGACCGGGTACCGGTAAGACCACCACTGTGCTTCGCCTGCTGGCACTGTTGCGCCAGCTGCCAGGTGGCGAGGCGTTGCGCATCGCCCTGGCTGCGCCCACAGGCATGGCCGCGGCCCGCTTGCAGCAGGCGATCCAGCAGGCCAAGGTCTCAGTTCCCCTCTCACAACAGCAGTTGGCGTCGATACCGGAACAGGCATCGACCCTGCATCGACTGCTGGGCATGCATCGATCCGGCACCGGTTTTCGCCACCATCGGGAAAATCCCCTGCTGCTGGATGTGGTGATCGTGGATGAGGCATCCATGGTGGACGTGGCACTGATGACCAAACTGCTGCAGGCCCTGCCTGACACTGCGCGCCTGGTGCTGCTGGGAGATCGGGATCAACTGGCCTCGGTGGAGGCGGGGTCGGTGATGGGCGATCTGTGTGCCGGGTGCGATGGGCCGGATGATGACTTCGCACGACAATTGAGGGAGATCACCATGCAGCCGGTGAGGGTCGGGGAGGCGTCTACCAGTGAGCTGAGAAACAGTGTTATCGAGCTGAAACAGAGTTTTCGCTTCGATCCCGAGAGCCGCTTGGGACAGCTGGCCAAGGCGGTCAATGGAGGTGACGCGCCAGGGGCGCGACAGCTGCTACAGCATGGTGGTGATGAAGTAGGCCGGATAGAGCCCGGTACTGATGTGACCACCCTGGTTGCAACTCATTTTACCAGGCTGTTTCAGGCGGTCAGGGCGGGGGCGCCTGTGCACGCCCTGTTCGCCCTGCTGTATGAATTCCGCCTACTCTGTGTGCTGCGCGAGGGTCCGTTCGGCGTCAATGCTTTGAACAGCGCCATCACCCGGGAACTGATCAGGAGCGGGCATATCGAGGATCACAACGATTGGTATCCGGGGCGACCGGTGATGCTGTCGCGCAATGACTATCAGCTCAATCTCTATAATGGTGAGACAGGCATAGTCCTGCCCCATCCTGAACAGAAGCATGAGTTGGCCGTGGCCTTTCAGGGCAGTGATGGTCAGACCCGATGGATCTCACCCGCCAGGTTGCCCCATTGCGAGACGGTATACGCGGTAACGGTACACAAGAGTCAGGGATCGGAGTTTCAGGCGGTCGCACTGCAGCTACCGGATCAGTGGAATCCGGTGTTGTGTCGCGAACTGGTTTATACCGCGATCACCCGCTCGAAGCAGCGGTTCACCCTGGTCGGTGATGATGGGATCTTCGAAGCGGCGATCGCCCACCCCATGCAACGTAGCAGTGGGCTGCCCGATCTGCTTGCCGGCAAACCCGGTTAG
- the recB gene encoding exodeoxyribonuclease V subunit beta: MSMQIESVALQGFNLVEASAGTGKTHTLTGLYLRLLLEQDYGPERILVVTYTKAATAELKTRIRQRLIEARSLFSGAECKDPLLQAIHDKIEARERARRRLDLAIASFDRAAIYTIHGFCQRVLTEQAFETGQGFNTDLVPDQADRLLQIADDFWRREINRLPDQLLQALRNAIDSPETLLYRLGPALGKPYLGVRARDWPEGLQELEQQALELRSEVNALWQDQRNRILALLGDSQVMKGNVYRQVWVEGWGAKMDQWLLGTPYARPFDKAERFTPESIEAAVKPGQVAPQHPFFALFSRYLASIEQCADAFDKVLVAWQKSFHDYLLVELPRRQAEAGEWSYDDLLLQLHAALQVQSGDHLAGLLRSRYAAALVDEFQDTDPVQYQILSQIYRDSRQPVFLVGDPKQAIYSFRGADLFAYLRAREETGATHHTLDINWRSTPGLVQAVNTLFGRSQRPFFEPRIGFEAVAAADRELPPLKIKHGNQAPFQIWQLGFDQQAGIEAIRQSVADATAAEIARLLTLSAQDQAHIGERPLCGGDIAVLVRTHDQASRIAHALRVYGIPAVHGSQQSVYWSHEAEQLQRLLIALLEPHRGQLVRAALATSMLGWDGATIDELNRDDGLQNRMFNRFYHYHRAWRDKGFMAMIRALSIDMGIENRLLEFRDGERRLTNFYHLLELLHQHDTTAHAGMEGLVKWFARQCQSPSQDDERLLRLESDGELVKIDTLHHSKGLEYGIVFCPFVWDEGEARADDRPFLFHDPEEDYAAVLELGSDAFYANQAYFREEVFAENLRLLYVALTRPRYRCYLPWGWLKQSRPSAFAWLLHTTNQADCAHSLVHWQQQLKRFTAEQDAQQLQALAAASQGSIHISALPQQGEAAQLCLSLPPELLPPRRFSASITPRRSVASFSSLVAGQHEDRPDYDAPAAILNQPQDTSQGLNVHGFPRGSRPGSCLHGILEELDFTQTGGKTVEALVEEKLLLHAIDSRWTSVVVAWLREVVETPINVAGLTLSRIGSEQRLNEMEFYFPARSLQPKAIAALAQQHRFSNVDGLIDGLGKLHATVVDGYIKGYIDLIFEVDGCFYLADYKSNWLGKGYSDYHPRALMAAMIEHHYPLQYLLYTLALHRYLKLRLPEYEYERHFGGVYYLFLRGMQPRSGARLGVVAERPSVDFIEALDQLIEAHSDESS; encoded by the coding sequence ATGAGCATGCAGATCGAATCGGTTGCCCTGCAGGGCTTCAATCTGGTGGAGGCGAGTGCCGGCACCGGCAAGACCCACACCTTGACCGGTCTCTATCTGCGCTTGCTGCTGGAACAGGACTATGGCCCGGAACGGATCCTGGTGGTGACCTACACCAAGGCGGCAACGGCGGAACTGAAAACACGCATCCGCCAGCGGCTGATCGAGGCCCGGTCGCTGTTCAGCGGCGCTGAATGCAAGGACCCCCTGCTGCAGGCCATCCATGACAAGATAGAGGCTAGGGAGCGGGCGCGCAGGCGCCTCGACCTGGCCATCGCCAGCTTCGACCGGGCGGCGATCTATACCATCCACGGGTTTTGCCAACGGGTATTGACCGAGCAGGCGTTTGAGACCGGGCAGGGATTTAACACCGACCTGGTGCCGGACCAGGCCGATCGGCTGCTGCAGATTGCGGACGATTTCTGGCGACGCGAGATCAACCGGCTGCCCGATCAGCTGCTTCAGGCCCTGCGCAACGCGATCGATAGTCCCGAAACATTGCTCTATCGCCTGGGTCCCGCACTGGGCAAGCCCTATCTGGGGGTCAGGGCCAGAGATTGGCCCGAAGGCTTGCAGGAACTGGAACAGCAGGCCCTTGAGCTGCGCTCCGAAGTCAATGCATTGTGGCAGGATCAACGCAATCGTATCCTCGCCCTGCTGGGCGACAGCCAGGTGATGAAGGGGAATGTCTACCGCCAGGTCTGGGTAGAGGGCTGGGGTGCGAAAATGGATCAATGGCTGCTGGGGACGCCCTATGCAAGGCCCTTCGATAAGGCCGAGCGGTTTACACCGGAGAGTATCGAGGCGGCGGTGAAACCAGGCCAGGTGGCCCCTCAACACCCCTTCTTTGCTCTTTTTTCCCGTTATCTTGCCAGCATAGAACAGTGCGCCGACGCCTTCGACAAGGTCCTGGTGGCCTGGCAGAAGTCATTCCATGACTATCTTCTGGTTGAGTTGCCGCGACGTCAGGCCGAGGCGGGGGAGTGGTCCTATGACGACCTGTTGCTGCAACTGCACGCCGCCTTGCAGGTGCAGAGTGGTGACCACTTGGCGGGCCTGTTGCGCAGCCGCTATGCCGCTGCCCTGGTGGACGAGTTTCAGGACACCGATCCGGTACAGTATCAGATCCTCAGTCAAATCTACCGCGACAGCCGGCAACCGGTGTTTCTGGTGGGGGATCCAAAACAGGCGATCTACAGTTTCCGCGGCGCCGATCTGTTCGCCTATCTGCGCGCCAGGGAGGAGACAGGCGCGACCCACCATACCCTGGACATCAACTGGCGCTCCACGCCCGGATTGGTACAGGCGGTGAATACCCTGTTCGGCCGATCCCAGCGGCCATTCTTCGAGCCGCGCATCGGTTTCGAAGCGGTCGCGGCGGCGGACCGGGAGCTGCCCCCATTGAAGATCAAGCACGGTAACCAGGCACCATTCCAGATCTGGCAGCTCGGCTTCGACCAACAGGCGGGGATCGAAGCGATCCGCCAGTCGGTAGCGGATGCCACCGCCGCTGAGATCGCCCGCCTGTTGACCTTATCTGCCCAGGATCAGGCGCATATCGGAGAGAGACCCCTGTGCGGCGGTGATATCGCCGTTTTGGTGCGTACCCATGATCAGGCCTCACGCATAGCACACGCCTTGCGGGTGTATGGCATACCCGCGGTTCACGGCAGTCAGCAGAGTGTCTACTGGAGTCATGAGGCAGAGCAGTTGCAACGCTTGCTGATCGCCCTGCTGGAGCCCCACCGGGGGCAGCTGGTTCGAGCCGCGCTGGCAACATCCATGTTGGGTTGGGACGGCGCCACCATCGATGAGTTGAACCGGGACGATGGGTTGCAAAACAGGATGTTCAACCGTTTCTACCACTATCACCGCGCCTGGCGGGACAAGGGTTTCATGGCCATGATCAGGGCCCTCTCCATTGATATGGGCATAGAGAACCGACTCCTCGAGTTCAGGGACGGAGAGCGCCGCCTGACCAACTTCTATCATCTCCTGGAACTGCTGCATCAACATGACACCACTGCCCATGCCGGCATGGAGGGGTTGGTGAAGTGGTTTGCCCGCCAGTGTCAGTCTCCATCCCAGGACGATGAGCGCCTGCTGCGATTGGAGAGCGACGGGGAGTTGGTGAAGATCGACACCCTGCACCATAGCAAGGGATTGGAATATGGCATCGTCTTCTGTCCCTTTGTCTGGGATGAGGGTGAGGCAAGGGCCGACGACAGACCCTTTCTCTTCCACGATCCGGAGGAAGACTATGCCGCGGTGCTGGAACTGGGATCAGATGCCTTTTATGCCAACCAGGCCTATTTCCGGGAGGAGGTGTTCGCGGAAAACCTGCGTCTGCTGTATGTGGCCCTGACCCGTCCCCGCTATCGCTGCTATCTGCCCTGGGGATGGTTGAAGCAGAGCCGGCCCTCGGCCTTCGCCTGGTTATTGCACACAACCAATCAAGCTGATTGTGCCCACTCCCTGGTGCATTGGCAGCAACAGCTCAAGAGATTCACTGCCGAGCAAGATGCGCAGCAGTTACAGGCCTTGGCCGCAGCCAGCCAGGGAAGCATCCATATCTCAGCCTTGCCCCAGCAGGGAGAGGCGGCACAACTCTGCCTGTCCCTGCCGCCGGAACTGTTGCCGCCGAGACGTTTTTCCGCATCCATCACCCCGCGGCGCAGTGTGGCCAGTTTCTCCTCCCTGGTGGCGGGACAGCATGAAGACAGACCCGATTACGATGCCCCGGCAGCGATCCTCAACCAGCCGCAAGATACCAGTCAGGGATTAAACGTACATGGCTTCCCCCGCGGCTCGAGGCCCGGCAGCTGCCTGCATGGGATCCTGGAGGAGCTGGACTTCACCCAGACCGGGGGGAAGACGGTGGAGGCCCTGGTGGAGGAGAAGCTGCTGCTGCATGCCATCGACAGCCGTTGGACGAGTGTGGTGGTGGCGTGGTTGAGAGAGGTCGTGGAGACACCCATCAATGTAGCAGGCTTGACCCTGAGTCGGATTGGATCGGAGCAACGGTTGAATGAGATGGAGTTCTATTTCCCGGCCCGATCCCTGCAGCCGAAGGCGATCGCGGCACTGGCGCAACAGCACCGTTTCTCCAATGTCGATGGACTGATCGACGGTCTTGGCAAACTCCACGCCACTGTGGTGGATGGTTATATCAAGGGCTATATCGATCTTATCTTCGAGGTGGATGGTTGTTTTTATCTGGCCGACTATAAGTCGAACTGGCTGGGCAAGGGTTACAGCGACTACCATCCCCGGGCCTTGATGGCGGCGATGATCGAGCACCACTATCCCCTGCAGTACCTGCTCTACACCCTGGCCTTGCATCGTTATCTCAAGCTGCGTCTTCCCGAGTATGAGTATGAGCGCCATTTTGGAGGTGTCTACTACCTGTTTCTGCGTGGCATGCAACCCCGTAGCGGGGCGCGTCTGGGCGTGGTGGCTGAACGGCCCTCAGTCGATTTCATAGAGGCCCTGGACCAGTTGATCGAGGCGCACAGCGATGAGTCGTCCTGA